One genomic window of Gemmatimonadota bacterium includes the following:
- a CDS encoding NADH-quinone oxidoreductase subunit J, which yields MTAVTIVFWIFAAWAVASALLCITRTNAVASALWLVSTMFALAGIYVLLNAEFIAAIQVLVYAGAVMVLFLFVIMLLNIEAVPREWKRWPAWLVAGGITAFMGAELVRLRAYSPERLAREFSTMPDSMAVPAYVFPSAAQAMPDPRGVVGRIAEPLFQGYLIPFEITSVLLLAAVIGAVVLAKKRL from the coding sequence ATGACCGCCGTGACGATCGTCTTCTGGATCTTCGCCGCCTGGGCCGTGGCCTCGGCCCTCCTCTGCATCACGCGCACCAACGCGGTGGCGTCGGCCCTCTGGCTGGTGTCGACGATGTTCGCGCTGGCGGGGATCTACGTCCTGCTCAACGCGGAGTTCATCGCGGCGATCCAGGTGCTGGTCTACGCCGGCGCGGTGATGGTGCTCTTCCTCTTCGTGATCATGCTGCTCAACATCGAGGCCGTCCCGCGCGAGTGGAAGCGTTGGCCGGCCTGGCTGGTGGCGGGCGGGATCACCGCGTTCATGGGGGCCGAACTGGTGCGGCTCAGGGCCTATTCGCCGGAGCGACTGGCCCGCGAGTTCTCCACGATGCCCGACTCGATGGCGGTGCCCGCCTATGTCTTCCCGTCGGCGGCCCAGGCGATGCCGGATCCGCGCGGGGTGGTCGGCCGGATCGCGGAGCCGCTCTTCCAGGGGTACCTGATTCCGTTCGAGATCACCTCGGTGCTGTTGCTGGCGGCCGTCATCGGCGCCGTCGTCCTCGCGAAGAAGAGGCTCTGA
- a CDS encoding NADH-quinone oxidoreductase subunit I: MHRPDREVSYLRATLKGMVLTFKHMFQPRFTMQYPEQKSTDDWRLATRWRGTHRMLTDEQGRSKCVACGLCPQICPANCIKLVPGEDEEGNRYPLIYEIDEFRCVFCGYCQEVCPEEAIHVGVHYENAEYSRDRFVYDLERLSAQVHPVSSLWDPSDPRGE; encoded by the coding sequence ATGCATCGGCCGGACCGCGAGGTCTCGTACCTGCGAGCGACGCTCAAGGGGATGGTGCTGACGTTCAAGCACATGTTCCAGCCGCGCTTCACCATGCAGTACCCCGAGCAGAAGAGCACCGACGACTGGCGCCTGGCCACGCGGTGGCGCGGGACGCACCGGATGCTGACCGACGAGCAGGGGCGGTCCAAGTGCGTTGCCTGCGGCCTCTGCCCGCAGATCTGCCCGGCCAACTGCATCAAGCTGGTGCCGGGCGAGGACGAGGAAGGGAATCGCTATCCGCTGATCTACGAGATCGACGAGTTCCGTTGCGTCTTCTGCGGCTATTGCCAGGAAGTCTGCCCGGAAGAGGCGATCCATGTCGGCGTGCACTACGAGAACGCCGAGTATTCGCGCGACCGCTTTGTCTACGATCTCGAGCGGCTCTCGGCGCAGGTCCATCCGGTCTCGTCGCTGTGGGATCCCTCCGATCCGCGAGGCGAGTGA
- the nuoK gene encoding NADH-quinone oxidoreductase subunit NuoK: MLLGPSLALSAILFVLGVVGVLIRRNAIVVFMCVELMLNAVNLALVALSQVHGTSGQIMVFFVMTVAAAEAAVGLAIILAIFRHVQSVDLRQFNLLKG, encoded by the coding sequence ATGCTGCTCGGTCCTTCCCTCGCCCTGTCGGCCATCCTCTTCGTGCTCGGCGTGGTGGGCGTGCTGATCCGCCGCAACGCCATCGTCGTCTTCATGTGCGTCGAGCTGATGCTCAACGCCGTGAACCTGGCGCTGGTGGCGCTGTCGCAGGTTCACGGCACCAGCGGGCAGATCATGGTCTTCTTCGTGATGACAGTGGCAGCGGCCGAGGCGGCCGTCGGCCTGGCCATCATTCTCGCGATCTTCCGGCATGTGCAGTCGGTCGATCTCCGGCAGTTCAACCTGCTCAAGGGCTGA
- a CDS encoding (2Fe-2S)-binding protein, with translation MTIEMVSVTIEGVQVTVPKGTSIIEAAKQAGVLVPHYCYHPSLPSPAVCRMCLVEIEKFPKLVPSCVTPIADGQVIHVHSPAAKKAREGVLEFLLINHPLDCPVCDQAGECELQDFVFQEGQAASRYGDYPKRYSPVEDFGPDILYVANRCILCTRCVRFMGNVVGEKVLNVSERGDRAYIGIDPSALLDHDWAGNVVDLCPVGSLVSKDFLHKARAWDLDKTASICPGCTQGCNIMVDTRDDAVVRLRPRANLEVNRHFICDTGRSDYRWMNRGDRVEAPMAHDGIRYHATDWPSALEGLAALVRNVDGPVVLLAGGRASVESLGAAMQLLEGHRVTAAMKVPLGPSAPIGTIPNLALRAERAANLGGAELLGIGRDFAAAVAAAAGAALVVVLDVELDDAEAASVASAAAVVHLTTVADARLGPAALVLPITSMVEEQGVYVNRDGRAQRYLPARPAPGMAWPAWRVCWEAWALNTPEREAPATASEAFGALAPFAGMTHRDLGLTGRVVTGAGVTA, from the coding sequence ATGACCATCGAGATGGTGTCGGTCACGATCGAAGGCGTGCAGGTGACGGTGCCCAAGGGTACCTCGATCATCGAGGCCGCCAAGCAGGCCGGCGTGCTGGTCCCGCACTACTGCTACCATCCCTCGCTGCCGTCGCCGGCCGTCTGTCGGATGTGCCTGGTCGAGATCGAGAAGTTCCCGAAGCTGGTCCCGTCGTGCGTGACGCCGATCGCCGATGGCCAGGTGATCCACGTCCATTCGCCGGCGGCGAAGAAGGCGCGTGAGGGCGTGCTGGAGTTCCTGCTGATCAACCATCCGCTCGACTGCCCGGTCTGCGACCAGGCCGGCGAGTGCGAGCTGCAGGACTTCGTCTTCCAGGAAGGGCAGGCCGCTTCGCGCTACGGCGACTACCCGAAGCGCTACAGCCCGGTCGAGGACTTCGGCCCCGACATCCTCTACGTCGCCAACCGCTGCATTCTCTGCACCCGCTGCGTCCGCTTCATGGGGAACGTCGTCGGCGAGAAGGTGCTGAACGTCTCGGAGCGGGGCGATCGCGCCTACATCGGCATCGATCCGAGTGCGCTGCTCGATCATGACTGGGCCGGCAACGTGGTCGACCTCTGCCCGGTCGGCTCGCTGGTCTCGAAGGACTTTCTGCACAAGGCGCGCGCCTGGGACCTCGACAAGACGGCGTCGATCTGCCCCGGCTGCACGCAGGGGTGCAACATCATGGTCGACACCCGTGACGACGCGGTGGTGCGGTTGCGCCCCCGGGCCAATCTCGAGGTCAACCGCCACTTCATCTGTGACACCGGCCGCAGCGACTATCGCTGGATGAACCGGGGGGATCGGGTCGAGGCGCCGATGGCGCACGACGGCATCCGCTACCACGCCACGGACTGGCCGAGCGCCCTGGAAGGACTTGCCGCCCTGGTGCGGAACGTCGACGGCCCGGTGGTGCTGCTGGCTGGTGGCCGGGCGTCGGTGGAATCGCTGGGCGCTGCGATGCAGCTGCTCGAAGGGCACCGAGTCACCGCCGCGATGAAGGTTCCGCTCGGGCCAAGCGCGCCGATCGGCACCATTCCGAATCTGGCGCTTCGGGCCGAACGTGCGGCCAATCTCGGCGGCGCCGAGCTGCTCGGCATCGGCCGCGACTTCGCGGCGGCAGTGGCCGCCGCTGCGGGTGCCGCGCTGGTGGTCGTGCTGGACGTCGAGCTGGATGACGCCGAGGCGGCCTCGGTCGCGTCCGCGGCGGCGGTCGTGCACCTCACCACCGTGGCCGATGCACGCCTTGGTCCGGCCGCGCTGGTCTTGCCGATCACGTCGATGGTCGAGGAGCAGGGCGTCTATGTGAACCGCGATGGCCGCGCCCAGCGCTACCTGCCGGCGCGTCCGGCGCCGGGAATGGCCTGGCCGGCGTGGCGAGTCTGTTGGGAGGCCTGGGCGCTGAACACGCCTGAACGCGAAGCACCGGCGACGGCATCCGAGGCGTTCGGCGCGCTGGCGCCCTTCGCCGGGATGACGCACCGCGACCTCGGCCTCACCGGCCGGGTGGTGACGGGCGCCGGGGTGACGGCATGA
- a CDS encoding NADH-quinone oxidoreductase subunit M, translating into MAAFLAGIGYDRWILHVLLVLPLVGMPLVLLFPVKAARWIALTVALLEFFLGIGLWWAFDPANGGMQFVTDVPWLSGYGIGYRVGIDGISVLMVLLSVVMMPLVVWGSWRSIDHKQRGFYALLLAMKAGMLGVFVSLDLFLFYTFWELLLIPMYFMIGIWGSSNRLYAATKFVIYTFVGSLLMLVAILWMVFQVGKATGTYSFAYAHLLEHAGVMAPWGGWLFVAFAVAFAVKVPLFPFHTWLPDAHTEAPTAGSVDLAVILLKMGTYGFLRFAIPFVPAFALSKTTGLVMTTLAVVGIVYAALVAMVQPDLKRLVAYSSVSHLGFVMLGIWGSTVESVQGAMMVMVSHGISTGALFFIIGMLYERRHTRMISEFGGLARVAPLMSLAFVITAFSSIGLPGLNGFVGEFLVLIGSFGRYPVLVGVATTAVVFSAAYMLWATQRVFFNRFTNPANEGIGDLNMREIAVLTPLIAAMVWIGLYPGPLLRRTESAVKRYVEMIEPSLPPAELPGPVGIRPGGQR; encoded by the coding sequence ATGGCTGCCTTCCTCGCTGGCATCGGCTACGATCGCTGGATCCTGCACGTGCTGCTGGTGCTCCCGCTGGTCGGGATGCCCCTCGTGCTGCTCTTTCCGGTCAAGGCGGCGCGCTGGATCGCGCTCACCGTCGCCCTGCTCGAGTTCTTCCTCGGCATCGGCCTCTGGTGGGCCTTCGACCCCGCCAACGGGGGGATGCAGTTCGTCACCGACGTCCCCTGGCTCTCCGGCTACGGCATCGGCTATCGCGTCGGCATCGATGGCATCTCCGTCTTGATGGTGCTGCTCTCCGTCGTGATGATGCCGCTGGTGGTCTGGGGCAGCTGGCGGAGCATCGACCACAAGCAGCGCGGCTTCTACGCGCTCCTCCTCGCGATGAAGGCGGGGATGCTCGGCGTCTTCGTCTCGCTCGACCTCTTCCTCTTCTACACCTTCTGGGAACTGCTGCTGATCCCGATGTATTTCATGATCGGCATCTGGGGCAGCTCGAACCGGCTCTACGCGGCGACCAAGTTCGTCATCTACACCTTCGTCGGGTCGCTGCTCATGCTGGTGGCGATCCTGTGGATGGTCTTCCAGGTGGGGAAGGCGACGGGGACCTACTCGTTCGCCTACGCGCACCTGCTGGAGCACGCCGGCGTGATGGCCCCGTGGGGGGGCTGGCTGTTCGTGGCCTTCGCCGTGGCCTTCGCGGTGAAGGTGCCGCTCTTCCCGTTCCACACCTGGCTGCCGGATGCGCACACCGAGGCGCCAACCGCCGGCTCGGTCGACCTGGCCGTGATCCTGCTCAAGATGGGGACCTACGGCTTCCTCCGGTTCGCGATTCCGTTCGTCCCCGCCTTCGCGCTCTCGAAGACCACCGGGCTGGTCATGACGACGCTCGCCGTCGTCGGCATCGTGTACGCCGCGCTGGTGGCGATGGTGCAGCCCGACCTCAAGCGGTTGGTCGCGTATTCTTCCGTCTCCCACCTGGGCTTCGTCATGCTGGGGATCTGGGGGAGTACGGTCGAGAGCGTCCAGGGCGCCATGATGGTGATGGTCTCGCACGGCATCTCCACCGGTGCGCTCTTCTTCATCATCGGCATGCTCTACGAGCGTCGGCACACCCGGATGATTTCCGAGTTCGGCGGACTCGCGCGGGTGGCACCGTTGATGTCGCTCGCCTTCGTCATCACCGCCTTCTCCTCGATCGGATTGCCCGGATTGAACGGCTTCGTTGGCGAATTCCTGGTGCTGATCGGCTCGTTCGGGCGGTACCCGGTGCTCGTGGGTGTCGCGACGACCGCCGTGGTCTTCTCGGCGGCGTACATGCTCTGGGCCACCCAACGGGTCTTCTTCAACCGCTTCACCAACCCGGCCAATGAGGGCATCGGCGATCTCAACATGCGCGAGATCGCCGTGCTGACACCGCTCATTGCCGCCATGGTCTGGATCGGTCTCTATCCGGGCCCGCTCCTCCGACGCACCGAGAGCGCGGTCAAGCGCTACGTGGAAATGATTGAACCGTCGCTGCCGCCCGCGGAGCTCCCGGGGCCGGTCGGTATCCGCCCGGGAGGTCAGCGATGA
- the nuoH gene encoding NADH-quinone oxidoreductase subunit NuoH → MKGFLLVSVVRLLVIFTVLLVGVALMTLMERKVAGWMQNRPGPNRVGPFGILQPAADGLKNFIKEETRPAGASGALFMMAPAFSFIPALMLLGVIPLAAPLPLHFDITLPLVGRATFDGPMTISIADVPIGFLFVLAISSLGVYGVALAGWASNSKYSLLGGLRASAQMISYEVAMGLSLIPLLLMTGNVSFSEIIAKQQAGLWFVGPLFISFFVFLIAGFAETNRLPFDLPEAESELVAGYHSEYSAMKFSMFMIAEFAHIVTISAMLTTLFFGGWDIPFTTWDQQGGLAQTLVTHLFFFGKMFFWIFFVMWIRWTLPRFRYDQLMSLGWKVLLPLALAYILVTAGAIWGLDRGLGWTTPRAQAFGLLGLNVVLGWLLIFVLDRGRIVRGVSTPIRPVRLAARTTGEE, encoded by the coding sequence ATGAAGGGGTTCCTGTTGGTGTCGGTCGTCAGGTTGCTGGTCATCTTCACGGTGCTGCTGGTGGGCGTCGCGCTGATGACGTTGATGGAGCGGAAGGTGGCGGGGTGGATGCAGAACCGGCCGGGCCCGAATCGGGTGGGGCCCTTCGGCATCCTGCAGCCCGCGGCCGACGGCCTCAAGAACTTCATCAAGGAAGAGACCCGGCCGGCCGGTGCCAGCGGCGCCCTGTTCATGATGGCCCCGGCGTTCTCGTTCATTCCGGCACTGATGCTGTTGGGGGTGATTCCCCTGGCGGCGCCGCTGCCGCTCCACTTCGACATCACCCTGCCGCTGGTCGGCCGTGCCACCTTCGATGGCCCGATGACGATCTCGATCGCCGACGTGCCGATCGGCTTCCTCTTCGTCCTCGCCATCTCCTCGCTCGGCGTCTACGGCGTGGCGCTGGCCGGCTGGGCGTCGAACAGCAAGTACTCGCTCCTCGGCGGACTGCGCGCCTCGGCGCAGATGATCTCCTACGAAGTGGCGATGGGGCTTTCGCTCATCCCGCTCCTGCTGATGACGGGCAACGTCTCCTTCAGCGAGATCATCGCCAAACAGCAGGCGGGGCTCTGGTTCGTCGGCCCGCTCTTCATCTCGTTCTTCGTCTTCCTGATCGCCGGGTTCGCGGAGACCAACCGCCTGCCGTTCGACCTTCCCGAGGCCGAGTCGGAGCTGGTGGCCGGGTATCACTCCGAGTACAGCGCGATGAAGTTCTCGATGTTCATGATCGCCGAGTTCGCGCACATCGTCACGATTTCGGCGATGCTGACCACGCTCTTCTTCGGTGGCTGGGACATTCCGTTCACGACCTGGGACCAGCAGGGCGGACTCGCCCAGACGTTGGTGACCCATCTCTTCTTCTTCGGCAAGATGTTCTTCTGGATCTTCTTCGTGATGTGGATCCGGTGGACGCTGCCGCGCTTCCGCTACGACCAGCTGATGTCGCTGGGGTGGAAGGTCCTGCTGCCGCTGGCGCTCGCCTACATCCTGGTGACGGCCGGGGCGATCTGGGGCCTGGACCGCGGCCTCGGCTGGACGACCCCGCGGGCGCAGGCGTTCGGGCTGCTCGGGTTGAACGTGGTCCTGGGCTGGCTGTTGATCTTCGTGCTGGATCGTGGTCGGATCGTGCGGGGCGTCAGCACCCCGATTCGGCCGGTGCGACTGGCCGCGCGCACCACCGGGGAGGAGTAA
- a CDS encoding NADH-quinone oxidoreductase subunit N, with protein MSTPIDLSTPGGATLALLPELLLTAWALVVLLVVGWRHRTAQDMRLVGVLSLGGYLLAGAGTAYLAAIGAHPDGLAMMVALDGFRFASDALLLGIGFAITIMSLRWLERQGILAPEYYVLLMLATVGMMLLAGAVDMTVLFLGLEVMSISVYVLAGYDRTRRASAEAALKYFLIGSFASGFLLYGIALTYGATGQFNFALIGAQLASTPPTLMAKFGMGLLLVGFAFKVAAVPFHAWAPDVYEGAPTPVTSFMASGVKAAAFLALARLLAEAFPAYVELWRPILAGLAIVTILIGNLVALAQTSLKRMLAYSAIAHAGYLFLALYANSDEGTASVMVYLIAYSITTVAAFGILASIERAGARTVQLTDLEGLYAVRPFASLGLSLCMLSLLGFPGTFGFIGKWFLISATLRQGEVLLPVVAMLGSGISIGYYLPVVLSMTLKPTRTRQAHQSIRFPLPAKVAVAVCIAAIVVLGVWPQPVLDFAGQTAGQLRAIATPIMTR; from the coding sequence ATGAGCACTCCGATCGATCTCTCGACCCCGGGCGGGGCCACGCTCGCCCTGCTCCCGGAGCTGCTGCTGACGGCGTGGGCGCTCGTGGTGCTGCTCGTCGTCGGCTGGCGCCATCGCACCGCGCAGGACATGCGACTCGTCGGCGTCCTTTCGCTGGGCGGCTACCTCCTGGCCGGTGCAGGCACCGCGTATCTGGCGGCGATCGGCGCGCACCCCGACGGCCTCGCGATGATGGTCGCGCTCGACGGCTTCCGCTTTGCCAGCGACGCGCTCCTGCTCGGCATCGGCTTCGCCATCACGATCATGTCGCTCCGTTGGCTCGAACGGCAGGGGATCCTCGCGCCGGAGTACTACGTCCTGCTGATGCTCGCGACGGTCGGGATGATGCTGCTCGCCGGCGCGGTGGACATGACGGTGCTGTTCCTCGGCCTCGAGGTGATGTCGATCTCGGTGTACGTCCTGGCCGGTTATGACCGGACTCGGCGGGCATCCGCCGAGGCGGCGCTCAAGTACTTCCTGATCGGCTCGTTCGCCTCGGGCTTCCTGTTGTATGGCATTGCCCTGACGTACGGCGCGACCGGGCAGTTCAACTTCGCGCTCATCGGCGCGCAACTGGCCAGCACGCCGCCGACACTGATGGCGAAGTTCGGGATGGGGCTGCTGCTCGTCGGCTTCGCGTTCAAGGTGGCGGCCGTCCCGTTCCACGCCTGGGCACCCGATGTGTACGAAGGCGCGCCGACCCCGGTGACCTCGTTCATGGCGAGCGGTGTCAAGGCGGCGGCCTTCCTGGCACTGGCCCGGCTCCTGGCCGAGGCCTTCCCGGCCTACGTGGAGCTGTGGCGACCGATTCTCGCCGGCCTGGCGATCGTGACGATCCTCATCGGCAACCTGGTCGCCCTGGCGCAGACCTCGTTGAAGCGGATGCTGGCCTACAGCGCCATCGCGCACGCCGGCTACCTCTTCCTCGCGCTCTATGCCAACAGCGACGAGGGGACCGCGTCGGTGATGGTCTACCTCATTGCGTATTCCATCACGACGGTGGCCGCCTTCGGCATCCTCGCCTCGATCGAGCGCGCCGGCGCCCGCACCGTGCAGTTGACCGACCTGGAAGGCCTCTACGCAGTGCGGCCCTTCGCGTCGCTCGGACTCTCGCTCTGCATGCTCTCGCTGCTGGGCTTTCCGGGAACGTTCGGCTTCATCGGCAAGTGGTTCCTGATCTCCGCCACGCTGCGCCAGGGTGAGGTGCTGCTCCCGGTTGTCGCCATGCTCGGCAGCGGTATCTCGATCGGCTATTACCTCCCGGTGGTGCTCTCGATGACGCTGAAGCCGACACGCACTCGGCAGGCCCACCAGAGCATTCGCTTCCCGTTGCCGGCGAAGGTGGCGGTGGCCGTCTGCATTGCTGCGATCGTGGTGCTGGGCGTCTGGCCGCAGCCGGTGCTGGACTTCGCGGGGCAGACGGCCGGGCAGCTGCGGGCCATCGCCACGCCCATCATGACGCGCTGA
- the nuoL gene encoding NADH-quinone oxidoreductase subunit L, giving the protein MTPYIWLAILLPLLGAVANGVIAFKRPQAKGLVSLIGVGVLLGAFAVALAVFRESAAGAGEPVKVMLWQWMPVSDALSIDLALQVDRLSVVLLLVITGVGSLIHLFSVGYMHDDPGYARYFAYLNLFVAFMLVLVLGASLPVSFIGWEGVGLCSYLLIGFWFDIDANADAGKKAFLANRIGDFGVLIAMFMLWWYVGTLDYAQLALRAPAVLPYAGTIATTIALFLFLGCTGKSAQIPLFVWLPDAMAGPTPVSALIHAATMVTAGVFLVVRTGVIFALAPVALEVVAITGALTAFFAATIGLRQYDIKKVLAYSTVSQLGYMFLGVGTGAFSAGIFHLVTHAFFKALLFLGAGSVIHSMHAAQHHAHAHGDAQDMRNMGGLRKAMPWTFLLMTLATLAIAGVPPFSGFFSKDEILTAAFVRGEHNPVYFVSWLLGLAAALMTAFYMARLIAMTFLGKFRSGDGVEAHLHEAPAIMTVPLAVLGVLSVAGGMLNLPSFVGGSAALEHWLEPVTAGATQLMDPLVLPHGHTELYLIGGAVLIALTGLALGVRLTLGQAIPLPAAQPAERGLWRLLNGKYFIDELYAKLFVGPTVWFSRTVLWKGFDQFLVDRMGVGGTARLAQGLGWLGSRLQNGQTALYVTLFAAGVVIILRTLVG; this is encoded by the coding sequence GTGACGCCATACATCTGGCTCGCCATCCTCCTGCCGTTGCTCGGCGCCGTCGCCAACGGCGTCATCGCGTTCAAGCGGCCGCAGGCGAAGGGGCTCGTCTCGCTGATCGGCGTCGGGGTGCTGCTCGGCGCGTTCGCGGTGGCACTGGCGGTCTTCCGCGAGTCGGCCGCGGGTGCCGGGGAACCGGTCAAGGTGATGCTCTGGCAGTGGATGCCAGTCTCCGACGCGCTGAGCATCGACCTCGCGCTGCAGGTGGATCGCCTCTCGGTGGTGCTCCTGCTGGTGATCACCGGGGTCGGCTCGCTGATCCACCTCTTCTCCGTCGGCTACATGCACGACGATCCGGGCTACGCGCGCTACTTCGCGTACCTGAATCTCTTCGTCGCGTTCATGCTGGTGCTGGTCCTCGGCGCGTCGCTCCCGGTCTCCTTCATCGGCTGGGAAGGCGTCGGGCTCTGCTCGTACCTCCTGATCGGCTTCTGGTTCGACATCGACGCGAATGCGGATGCCGGGAAGAAGGCCTTCCTTGCCAATCGCATCGGCGATTTCGGCGTGCTGATCGCGATGTTCATGCTCTGGTGGTATGTCGGGACGCTGGACTACGCCCAGCTGGCGCTGCGGGCGCCGGCGGTCCTCCCCTACGCCGGCACCATCGCCACCACGATCGCGCTCTTCCTTTTCCTCGGCTGCACCGGCAAGTCGGCGCAGATCCCGCTCTTCGTCTGGCTGCCGGACGCCATGGCCGGCCCGACGCCGGTCTCCGCGCTCATCCACGCGGCGACGATGGTCACCGCGGGCGTCTTCCTGGTGGTCCGCACGGGGGTGATCTTCGCGCTGGCCCCGGTGGCGCTCGAGGTGGTGGCGATCACCGGTGCGCTGACGGCCTTCTTTGCCGCGACGATCGGCCTCCGGCAGTACGACATCAAGAAGGTCCTGGCCTACTCGACCGTCTCCCAGCTGGGCTACATGTTCCTCGGGGTGGGGACCGGTGCCTTCTCGGCCGGCATCTTCCACCTGGTGACGCATGCCTTCTTCAAGGCGCTGCTCTTCCTCGGTGCCGGCAGCGTGATCCACAGCATGCACGCGGCGCAGCATCACGCGCACGCGCATGGCGACGCCCAGGACATGCGCAACATGGGCGGGCTGCGGAAGGCGATGCCGTGGACCTTCCTGCTGATGACGCTCGCGACGCTGGCGATCGCCGGCGTGCCACCGTTCTCGGGCTTCTTCTCGAAGGATGAGATTCTCACCGCCGCCTTCGTGCGCGGCGAGCACAATCCGGTCTACTTCGTCTCGTGGCTCCTTGGCCTCGCGGCGGCGCTGATGACGGCCTTCTACATGGCGCGCCTGATCGCGATGACCTTCCTCGGCAAGTTCCGCAGCGGCGACGGCGTCGAGGCCCATCTCCACGAAGCGCCGGCCATCATGACCGTGCCGCTCGCGGTCCTCGGCGTGCTGAGCGTCGCGGGCGGAATGCTCAACCTGCCGAGCTTTGTGGGTGGGTCCGCGGCGCTGGAGCACTGGCTCGAGCCGGTCACGGCAGGCGCGACCCAGCTCATGGATCCGCTCGTGCTCCCCCACGGCCACACCGAGCTGTACCTCATCGGCGGTGCCGTGCTGATCGCGCTGACGGGCCTCGCGCTCGGCGTGCGGCTCACCTTGGGGCAGGCGATTCCGCTTCCCGCGGCGCAGCCCGCGGAACGGGGGCTCTGGCGCCTGCTCAACGGCAAGTACTTCATCGACGAACTGTATGCCAAGCTCTTCGTCGGGCCGACGGTGTGGTTCTCCCGCACCGTGCTCTGGAAGGGCTTCGACCAGTTCCTGGTCGATCGCATGGGGGTTGGCGGGACGGCGCGACTGGCGCAGGGACTCGGCTGGCTCGGCTCGCGATTGCAGAACGGGCAGACCGCCCTGTACGTCACCCTCTTCGCGGCCGGGGTGGTCATCATCCTCCGCACCCTGGTGGGCTGA
- a CDS encoding phosphomannomutase/phosphoglucomutase, which translates to MLFPRTIFREYDVRGIVGDQLTPELAHHLGRGFASVVTERLGRPPVLVVGRDNRPSGDALAAAVRDGIVAAGGTAIDVGTLPTPALYFAVQALATDGGVQVTGSHNPPEFNGFKMVITGGSMHGEAIQQLWERIAVEQYSTGAGHHASDASILGRYREAIVSRHALARPVKAVVDCGNGAAALIAISTLQALGVDVVPLFAESDGTFPNHHPDPTVLENLVDLQEAVRAHGAELGIAFDGDGDRIGAVDESARQIWGDQLLVLYGRDAVRRFGPGVPVIFDVKCSESLPAALTAAGARPVMWKTGHSLIKAKMKEEAAPLAGEMSGHIFFGGDWLGFDDALFAAARLCEIVSRGPGGLAALLADLPETFATPELRVECSDETKFAIVEAAAAHFAALYPVVTIDGVRIRYPDGWGLVRASNTQPILVLRFEGTSAAARDAHHAEMTAWLATRGIGA; encoded by the coding sequence ATGCTCTTTCCGCGCACGATCTTTCGCGAGTATGACGTCCGGGGCATCGTCGGCGATCAGCTGACCCCGGAGCTGGCCCACCACCTCGGGCGCGGTTTCGCCTCGGTGGTGACCGAACGCCTCGGCCGTCCGCCGGTACTGGTGGTGGGTCGGGACAATCGCCCCTCCGGCGATGCACTCGCTGCCGCGGTCCGTGATGGGATCGTCGCCGCCGGCGGGACCGCGATCGACGTCGGCACGTTGCCGACGCCGGCGCTCTACTTCGCGGTGCAGGCCCTCGCGACGGACGGCGGCGTGCAGGTCACCGGCTCGCACAATCCGCCAGAGTTCAACGGCTTCAAGATGGTGATCACCGGCGGCTCGATGCACGGCGAAGCGATCCAGCAACTGTGGGAACGGATTGCCGTCGAGCAGTATTCCACCGGGGCCGGCCACCACGCGAGCGACGCGTCGATCCTCGGGCGCTATCGCGAGGCGATCGTCTCGCGTCATGCCCTGGCGCGCCCGGTGAAGGCCGTGGTCGACTGCGGCAATGGCGCGGCGGCGTTGATCGCCATCTCCACCCTGCAGGCGCTCGGTGTCGACGTGGTCCCGCTCTTCGCGGAGAGCGACGGCACCTTCCCGAACCATCATCCCGATCCGACGGTCCTCGAGAATCTCGTCGACCTGCAGGAGGCGGTGCGCGCGCACGGTGCCGAGCTCGGCATCGCCTTCGATGGCGATGGTGATCGGATCGGCGCGGTCGATGAGTCGGCACGCCAGATCTGGGGCGATCAGTTGCTGGTGCTCTACGGCCGCGATGCCGTGCGGCGGTTCGGGCCGGGCGTGCCGGTGATCTTCGACGTGAAGTGCTCCGAGTCCCTGCCGGCGGCCCTGACGGCAGCCGGTGCACGGCCGGTCATGTGGAAGACCGGGCACTCGCTGATCAAGGCGAAGATGAAGGAAGAGGCGGCGCCACTCGCGGGCGAGATGAGCGGCCACATCTTCTTCGGTGGCGACTGGCTCGGCTTCGACGACGCGCTCTTCGCCGCTGCTCGACTCTGCGAGATTGTCTCCCGGGGCCCTGGCGGTCTTGCCGCGCTGCTGGCCGATCTGCCCGAGACATTCGCCACCCCCGAACTCCGCGTGGAGTGCAGCGACGAGACCAAGTTCGCGATCGTCGAGGCGGCCGCGGCGCACTTCGCGGCGCTGTATCCCGTGGTCACCATCGATGGCGTGCGGATCCGCTACCCTGACGGCTGGGGACTCGTCCGCGCCTCCAACACCCAGCCGATCCTGGTGCTCCGATTCGAGGGCACCTCGGCCGCGGCTCGCGACGCGCACCACGCCGAGATGACGGCCTGGCTCGCCACGCGGGGCATCGGGGCCTAG